Proteins from a single region of Microbacterium sp. zg-Y818:
- a CDS encoding Lrp/AsnC family transcriptional regulator, producing MVRSQPDVDEIDDIDRAILAELSTRADVTNKALAHRLHLAESTCAHRVRMLRQRGLIVDTRARVDTAALGFPLRAIVNVRLGSHTKSGVTELFQALTDIPGVIEVFHVAGEDDFVLHVAAADAHALRDLVLEHITVHPSVRSTETHLVFDRRDGVGVLPRA from the coding sequence TTGGTCAGATCCCAACCCGACGTCGACGAGATCGACGACATCGACCGGGCGATCCTCGCCGAACTCAGCACACGGGCGGACGTCACCAACAAGGCGCTCGCCCACCGCCTGCACCTGGCGGAGTCCACCTGCGCCCACCGCGTGCGCATGCTGCGGCAGCGCGGGCTCATCGTCGACACCCGCGCCCGGGTCGACACCGCCGCGCTGGGCTTTCCCCTGCGGGCCATCGTCAACGTGCGCCTGGGCAGTCACACCAAGAGCGGCGTCACCGAGCTCTTCCAGGCGCTCACGGACATCCCCGGCGTCATCGAGGTCTTCCACGTCGCCGGCGAGGACGACTTCGTGCTGCACGTGGCCGCCGCCGACGCCCACGCGCTGCGGGACCTCGTGCTCGAGCACATCACGGTGCACCCGAGCGTGCGCTCCACAGAGACGCACCTGGTGTTCGATCGGCGCGACGGAGTGGGCGTGCTGCCGCGGGCCTGA
- a CDS encoding glycosyltransferase family 2 protein, which produces MRAAITVIVPGFDVADYAEEALQSLRGQTLTNWVAILVDDAATDATGEIFAAAAATDPRFRLVRHEKRRGLSTARNTGVALVETPYLGFLDADDVLTPTALERLVGVLDETGSDFAVGAYVRLRPDATGEYAAGLVQPWVAAATDPARRGTTIEAHPEASGNIVAWSKVSRTDFWRRAGLRFPDGRLYEDQIVAQQMYSRARRFDTVPDVVVHWRERADGSSITQGKSALPVLRDYLSAMTEGLEVLAAGGHDAAVRARVQLILSMDLPPLVEIARIHPDDAYRRALGAFVREVWARGGAHAPLDDRTARLAAAALLF; this is translated from the coding sequence GTGAGAGCCGCGATCACCGTCATCGTGCCCGGGTTCGACGTCGCCGATTACGCCGAGGAGGCGTTGCAGTCCCTCCGCGGGCAGACCCTGACGAACTGGGTGGCGATCCTCGTGGACGACGCCGCCACCGATGCCACCGGCGAGATCTTCGCCGCCGCTGCAGCAACCGACCCGCGCTTCCGCCTCGTGCGCCACGAGAAGCGCCGGGGCCTCAGCACCGCCCGCAACACCGGCGTCGCCCTCGTGGAGACCCCCTACCTCGGCTTCCTCGACGCTGACGACGTGCTCACCCCGACGGCCCTGGAGAGGCTCGTCGGCGTGCTCGACGAGACCGGAAGCGACTTCGCTGTGGGCGCCTACGTGCGCCTGCGTCCGGATGCCACGGGAGAGTACGCCGCCGGGCTCGTGCAGCCGTGGGTCGCGGCTGCCACCGACCCGGCGCGCCGCGGCACGACGATCGAGGCGCACCCCGAGGCGTCGGGCAACATCGTGGCCTGGTCCAAGGTCAGCCGCACCGACTTCTGGCGACGCGCCGGGCTGCGCTTTCCCGACGGGCGCCTGTACGAGGACCAGATCGTCGCGCAGCAGATGTACAGCCGCGCGCGCCGGTTCGACACGGTGCCCGACGTCGTGGTGCACTGGCGCGAGCGCGCGGACGGCTCGTCGATCACCCAGGGCAAGAGCGCATTGCCAGTGCTGCGGGACTACCTCTCCGCCATGACCGAAGGCCTCGAGGTGCTCGCCGCCGGCGGACACGATGCCGCGGTGCGCGCCCGCGTGCAGCTCATCCTCTCGATGGACCTCCCCCCGCTCGTGGAGATCGCCCGCATCCACCCCGACGATGCCTATCGGCGCGCGCTCGGCGCCTTCGTCCGCGAGGTCTGGGCGCGCGGCGGCGCGCACGCCCCGCTGGACGACCGCACGGCACGGCTGGCCGCCGCAGCGCTGCTGTTCTGA
- the nadC gene encoding carboxylating nicotinate-nucleotide diphosphorylase encodes MLTRTVIDRTVRAALDEDAPWGDLTSESLIVDTATARAALVAREEGLFSGGDVFEAAFRLTDPRCDVSLRVEDGELFAAGDTLAVVTGPARAVLTAERVGLNFVQRMSGIATLTALYVAEVAHTGARIADTRKTTPGLRAFERHAVRNGGGHNHRFSLSDAVMVKDNHLAVLRQKGVSVTAALQGAIAQLPHTAHVEVEVDSIDQIEAVLAADVGTVMLDNFTLDMLRAGVEIIAGRATVEASGGVTLDSVRAIAETGVDVISVGALTHSARALDLGLDIALEA; translated from the coding sequence ATGCTCACCCGCACCGTCATCGACCGCACCGTCCGCGCAGCCCTCGACGAGGACGCACCATGGGGCGACCTCACGAGCGAGAGCCTCATCGTCGACACCGCGACGGCCCGCGCCGCGCTGGTCGCCCGCGAAGAGGGCCTGTTCTCGGGGGGCGACGTCTTCGAGGCCGCCTTCCGCCTCACCGACCCCCGCTGCGACGTGTCACTGCGGGTCGAGGACGGCGAGCTGTTCGCGGCGGGTGACACGCTGGCCGTCGTCACCGGTCCGGCACGGGCCGTGCTCACCGCCGAGCGGGTGGGGCTCAACTTCGTGCAGCGCATGAGCGGCATCGCCACCCTCACCGCGCTCTACGTCGCCGAAGTCGCCCACACCGGCGCCCGCATCGCCGACACCCGCAAGACGACGCCGGGACTGCGCGCCTTCGAGCGCCACGCCGTGCGCAACGGCGGCGGCCACAACCACCGCTTCTCGCTGTCGGATGCCGTCATGGTCAAGGACAACCACCTCGCCGTGCTGCGGCAGAAGGGCGTGTCCGTGACCGCGGCCCTGCAGGGCGCGATCGCCCAGCTGCCGCACACGGCGCACGTCGAGGTCGAGGTCGACAGCATCGACCAGATCGAAGCGGTGCTCGCCGCCGACGTCGGCACGGTCATGCTCGACAACTTCACGCTCGACATGCTGCGCGCAGGCGTCGAGATCATCGCGGGCAGGGCGACGGTGGAGGCATCCGGCGGGGTCACCCTCGACTCCGTCAGGGCCATCGCCGAGACGGGGGTCGACGTCATCTCGGTGGGCGCGCTCACCCATTCGGCGCGGGCCCTGGATCTCGGCCTCGACATCGCCCTCGAGGCCTGA
- a CDS encoding ABC transporter ATP-binding protein: protein MTMGMGGGGPRGGFRGVDESAQRRINAQAPRIPGLGRRVVELFRPYRARIAVTGLLVILGSALAVVPPLLVQRVFDDALFPTDGSGPDLSLLLRLVAVMIGLFLASAGVNVLQTWLTATVGNRVTGDLRVRLFDHLQAMELAFFTRTKTGVIQSRLQNDVGGVSGVLTNTVTSILGNAVTVVASLVAMIIIDWRLTIVAVVLMPALVLVQRKVGQVRARIAGETQESLSELTAITQETLSVSGILLSKSFNRQRTESARYRAENGNQVVLQVRRAMSGQGFFAVVQVLMASVPAVIYLVAGYLIVGGSPDITAGTIVAFTTVQARLLQPLTGLMRVALDLQTSSGLFARIFEYLDLTPAIGDAPDAVDVAQGPGPLGRVEFRDVVFRYPDATGDTRPTLNGVSFVAEPGQHVAFVGPSGAGKTTVLYLAPRLYEASDGTVLFAGTDVRRLRHESLIDQVGIVSQETYLFHATIRENLRYAKPDATDEELAAACAAANIDHIISGFPAGYDTVVGERGYRLSGGEKQRIAIARVLLKDPPVLLLDEATSALDTVSERVVQDALDAAARGRTTLSVAHRLSTVIGADVIHVVEAGRIVESGTHRELLAAGGLYAKLAAEQVAASRVLETEESIARRVE from the coding sequence ATGACCATGGGCATGGGCGGCGGCGGACCGCGCGGCGGATTCCGCGGCGTCGACGAGTCCGCACAGCGGCGCATCAACGCCCAGGCCCCCCGCATCCCCGGCCTCGGCCGGCGGGTGGTGGAGCTGTTCCGGCCCTACCGCGCACGCATCGCGGTCACCGGCCTGCTGGTGATCCTGGGCTCGGCGCTGGCGGTCGTCCCGCCGCTTCTGGTGCAGCGGGTGTTCGACGACGCGCTGTTCCCGACCGACGGCTCGGGGCCGGACCTCTCGCTGCTCCTTCGTCTGGTCGCCGTCATGATCGGGCTCTTCCTGGCGTCGGCCGGGGTCAACGTCCTGCAGACGTGGCTGACCGCGACGGTGGGCAACCGCGTGACCGGCGACCTGCGGGTGCGATTGTTCGACCACCTGCAGGCCATGGAGCTCGCCTTCTTCACCCGCACCAAGACCGGTGTCATCCAGTCGCGCCTGCAGAACGACGTCGGCGGCGTCTCGGGGGTCCTCACCAATACCGTCACGAGCATCCTCGGCAACGCGGTGACGGTCGTGGCCTCGCTCGTGGCGATGATCATCATCGACTGGCGCCTGACGATCGTCGCCGTCGTGCTCATGCCTGCGCTGGTGCTCGTGCAGCGCAAGGTCGGTCAGGTGCGTGCGCGCATCGCGGGGGAGACGCAGGAGTCGCTGTCGGAGCTGACGGCGATCACGCAGGAGACCCTGAGCGTCTCGGGCATCCTGCTGTCGAAGTCGTTCAACCGGCAGCGCACCGAGTCTGCCCGCTACCGCGCCGAGAACGGCAATCAGGTCGTGCTGCAGGTGCGCCGGGCGATGAGCGGCCAGGGCTTCTTCGCCGTCGTGCAGGTGCTCATGGCGAGCGTGCCCGCCGTGATCTACCTCGTCGCGGGCTACCTCATCGTCGGAGGAAGTCCCGACATCACCGCCGGCACCATCGTCGCCTTCACCACGGTGCAGGCGCGGCTGCTGCAGCCGCTCACCGGCCTCATGCGCGTGGCGCTCGATCTGCAGACCTCCTCGGGGCTCTTCGCGCGCATCTTCGAATACCTCGACCTCACGCCGGCGATCGGCGACGCCCCCGACGCCGTCGACGTCGCGCAGGGGCCGGGGCCGCTGGGACGGGTGGAGTTCCGCGACGTCGTCTTCCGCTATCCGGATGCCACGGGCGACACCCGACCCACGCTGAACGGCGTCTCGTTCGTCGCGGAACCCGGGCAGCACGTCGCCTTCGTCGGCCCCTCGGGGGCAGGAAAGACCACCGTGCTGTATCTCGCGCCGCGGCTCTACGAGGCCTCGGACGGCACCGTGCTCTTCGCGGGCACCGATGTGCGCAGGCTCCGCCACGAGTCGCTGATCGACCAGGTCGGGATCGTGTCGCAGGAGACCTACCTCTTCCACGCCACGATCCGGGAGAACCTTCGCTACGCCAAGCCCGACGCCACTGACGAGGAGCTCGCTGCCGCGTGCGCCGCGGCGAACATCGACCACATCATCAGCGGCTTCCCCGCCGGCTACGACACGGTCGTCGGTGAGCGCGGCTACCGGCTCTCCGGCGGTGAGAAACAGCGCATCGCCATCGCCCGCGTGCTGCTGAAGGACCCGCCCGTGCTGCTGCTGGACGAAGCGACCTCGGCGCTGGACACCGTCTCGGAGCGCGTGGTGCAGGACGCCCTGGATGCCGCCGCCCGCGGCCGCACGACCCTGTCGGTGGCCCACCGGCTCTCGACGGTGATCGGTGCGGACGTGATCCACGTCGTCGAGGCTGGGCGCATCGTGGAGTCGGGCACCCACCGGGAGCTGCTGGCCGCCGGCGGGCTGTACGCCAAGCTCGCCGCCGAGCAGGTCGCCGCCTCCCGGGTGCTCGAGACCGAAGAGTCCATCGCGCGGCGCGTGGAGTAG
- a CDS encoding cysteine desulfurase family protein, producing MSLLYLDHAATTPVRPAVLEAMEPFLTHGFGNPSSHHTVGEAAAGALADARSRVARVLGMRPADVVFTAGGTEANNLAVKGIALGARNVDPQRRQVITTAIEHESVLASCDYLERLHGAEVILLPVDATGLIDPDRLAQAIGPRTAVVSIGYANNEVGTVQDAAALAAVCTAHRVPLHLDAVQAAGWLPLAGTGADALSIAGHKVGAPQGTGVLAVRGRVPLEPLVHGGGQERGRRSGTENVAGAVGLAVALEMAEAERADAAARVAAVRDAFIEAVLSTVPGAQLTGHRVRRLPGSASFTFAGASGEAVLLQLERRGIVTSSGSACAAGSDEPSHVLLALGIAPEVAQTAVRFTFGHGPVPDPAALSAAVASSVAAVRSGT from the coding sequence GTGTCGCTCCTCTACCTCGATCACGCCGCGACGACGCCCGTGCGCCCCGCGGTGCTCGAGGCGATGGAGCCCTTTCTCACGCACGGATTCGGCAACCCGTCGAGCCACCACACCGTCGGCGAGGCGGCCGCCGGCGCACTCGCCGATGCGCGCTCCCGCGTCGCGCGGGTGCTGGGCATGCGCCCGGCCGACGTCGTCTTCACTGCCGGCGGCACCGAGGCCAACAACCTGGCGGTCAAGGGCATCGCCCTGGGCGCCCGCAACGTCGACCCCCAGAGACGCCAGGTGATCACGACCGCCATCGAGCATGAGTCGGTCCTGGCGTCGTGCGACTACCTGGAACGCCTGCACGGTGCGGAGGTCATCCTCCTCCCCGTCGACGCAACCGGCCTCATCGACCCCGATCGGCTCGCCCAGGCCATCGGTCCCCGCACGGCCGTCGTGTCGATCGGCTATGCCAACAACGAGGTCGGCACGGTGCAGGATGCCGCAGCGCTCGCGGCCGTCTGCACCGCGCACCGCGTACCGCTGCACCTCGACGCCGTGCAGGCCGCGGGGTGGCTTCCCCTCGCCGGCACCGGCGCCGATGCCCTGTCGATCGCGGGGCACAAGGTCGGCGCCCCGCAGGGCACGGGCGTCCTCGCCGTGCGCGGCCGCGTCCCGCTCGAGCCGCTCGTGCACGGCGGTGGTCAGGAGCGCGGCCGCCGCAGCGGCACCGAGAACGTCGCCGGCGCCGTGGGGCTCGCTGTCGCGCTGGAGATGGCCGAGGCGGAACGGGCGGATGCCGCAGCACGGGTCGCCGCGGTGCGCGACGCCTTCATCGAGGCGGTGCTGTCGACCGTCCCCGGCGCCCAGCTCACCGGCCACCGCGTCCGCCGCCTTCCGGGCAGCGCGAGCTTCACCTTCGCCGGGGCGAGCGGCGAAGCGGTGCTGCTGCAGCTCGAGCGCCGCGGCATCGTGACTTCCAGCGGGTCAGCCTGCGCCGCCGGCAGCGACGAGCCGTCGCACGTGCTCCTGGCCCTCGGCATCGCGCCCGAGGTCGCGCAGACGGCGGTGCGCTTCACCTTCGGGCACGGCCCCGTCCCCGACCCGGCGGCACTGTCCGCGGCCGTCGCCTCATCGGTCGCGGCGGTACGATCAGGCACGTGA
- the adhP gene encoding alcohol dehydrogenase AdhP has translation MRAAVVTAPDQPLSVTEVPIPTPGPGQALVRVITSGVCHTDLHAARGDWPVPPKSDLIPGHEGYGEVVALGEGVTTLAVGDKVGNAWLWSACGVCEFCRKGWETLCPEQQNGGYSIDGSFGEYMLVDERFAARIPDGVDPDEVAPILCAGVTVYKGLKMTEVKPGEWVVISGIGGLGHIAVQYARAMGMRVAAVDIDDDKLFLARRHGAEITVNAAKTDPIAEIQERTGGAHGVLVTAVHPQAFGQATGMSRRGGTVVFVGLPPGQFPADIFDTVLRAITIRGSIVGTRQDMVEALDFFARGEIHPTITVEKLDDINDIFHRMEEGKIEGRIVMRYAQD, from the coding sequence ATGCGTGCGGCCGTCGTCACCGCTCCCGACCAGCCACTGAGCGTCACCGAGGTGCCGATCCCCACCCCCGGCCCTGGCCAGGCTCTGGTCCGCGTCATCACCAGCGGCGTCTGCCACACCGACCTGCACGCCGCCCGCGGTGACTGGCCCGTGCCCCCGAAGTCCGATCTCATCCCCGGCCACGAGGGCTACGGCGAGGTCGTCGCGCTGGGCGAAGGCGTCACCACGCTCGCCGTCGGCGATAAGGTGGGCAACGCGTGGCTCTGGAGCGCCTGCGGCGTGTGCGAGTTCTGCCGCAAGGGCTGGGAGACCCTGTGCCCCGAACAGCAGAACGGCGGCTACTCCATCGACGGCAGCTTCGGCGAGTACATGCTCGTCGACGAGCGCTTCGCCGCCCGCATCCCCGACGGCGTCGACCCCGATGAGGTCGCCCCGATCCTGTGCGCCGGTGTCACGGTCTACAAGGGCCTGAAGATGACCGAGGTCAAGCCCGGCGAGTGGGTCGTCATCTCCGGCATCGGTGGCCTCGGCCACATCGCCGTGCAGTACGCCCGCGCGATGGGCATGCGCGTCGCCGCCGTCGACATCGACGACGACAAGCTCTTCCTCGCCCGCCGCCACGGCGCCGAGATCACGGTCAACGCGGCCAAGACTGACCCGATCGCCGAGATCCAGGAGCGCACCGGCGGCGCCCACGGCGTGCTCGTCACCGCCGTGCACCCGCAGGCGTTCGGGCAGGCCACCGGCATGAGCCGTCGCGGCGGCACGGTCGTGTTCGTGGGGCTCCCCCCGGGGCAGTTCCCCGCGGACATCTTCGACACGGTGCTGCGGGCGATCACGATCCGCGGCTCGATCGTCGGAACCCGCCAGGACATGGTCGAGGCGCTGGACTTCTTCGCCCGCGGCGAGATCCACCCGACCATCACCGTCGAGAAGCTCGACGACATCAACGACATCTTCCACCGCATGGAAGAGGGCAAGATCGAAGGCCGCATCGTGATGCGGTACGCCCAGGACTGA
- a CDS encoding metal-sensitive transcriptional regulator gives MTTVEHDAHDAHVHGYITDKERYLKRLKRIEGQARGVHKMIDDEKYCIDILTQISALTSALNSVAVGLLEDHLKHCVVDAARLGGDEADAKVAEATAAIARLVRS, from the coding sequence ATGACCACCGTCGAACACGACGCCCACGACGCCCACGTGCACGGATACATCACCGACAAGGAGAGGTACCTCAAGCGACTCAAGCGCATCGAGGGCCAGGCCCGGGGCGTGCACAAGATGATCGACGACGAGAAGTACTGCATCGACATCCTGACGCAGATCAGCGCGCTGACCAGCGCCCTCAATTCCGTCGCCGTTGGCCTGCTCGAAGATCACCTGAAGCACTGCGTCGTCGATGCCGCGCGCCTGGGCGGTGACGAAGCCGACGCGAAGGTCGCCGAGGCGACGGCCGCCATCGCGCGTCTCGTTCGCTCCTGA
- a CDS encoding type 1 glutamine amidotransferase domain-containing protein: MTEDITGKRVAFLLTDGFEDSELTSPWQAVTQAGAAATLVSPADGSVTGKNGHEQTVDLSVSEAQAADFDALVLPGGVVNADDLRMDEAAVAFARDFFAQHKPVGVICHGAWILADADVLGGRTITSYPSLKTDLRNAGASWVDEEVVVDAGLVSSRTPDDLPAFNAKVVEEIAEGEHSGQTA, from the coding sequence ATGACCGAGGACATCACCGGCAAGCGCGTGGCGTTCCTGCTGACCGACGGCTTCGAAGACAGCGAGCTGACCTCCCCGTGGCAGGCGGTGACCCAGGCCGGCGCCGCAGCGACGCTGGTCTCCCCCGCAGACGGGTCCGTGACCGGCAAGAACGGCCATGAGCAGACGGTCGACCTCTCGGTGTCAGAGGCACAGGCTGCGGACTTCGACGCACTCGTCCTTCCGGGCGGAGTCGTCAACGCCGACGACCTGCGCATGGACGAAGCGGCGGTGGCCTTCGCCCGCGACTTCTTCGCCCAGCACAAGCCGGTCGGCGTGATCTGCCACGGCGCGTGGATCCTCGCCGACGCCGACGTGCTCGGCGGACGCACGATCACCAGCTACCCGAGCCTGAAGACCGATCTGCGCAACGCCGGCGCGTCGTGGGTCGACGAGGAAGTGGTCGTGGATGCCGGGCTGGTCTCCAGCCGCACCCCCGACGACCTGCCCGCCTTCAACGCCAAGGTGGTCGAGGAGATCGCCGAGGGCGAGCACTCCGGACAGACGGCCTGA
- a CDS encoding aminotransferase class I/II-fold pyridoxal phosphate-dependent enzyme, which translates to MDLSHRHPDTAAVHAGRADLGALGVHALPLDLSTTNPLPDVERGGDSYETLATGGRPTAEDSFVYARLWNPTVARFEDALAELEGAEAAVAFSTGMAAVTAAILAHTQAVGRPHVVAVRPLYGGTDHLLAGGLLGTEVTFCNEADVAGSLRADTGLVIVETPANPTLDLVDIAAVVEAAAGVPVLVDNTFATPVLQQPLALGAAMSLHSGTKYLGGHGDTMAGVIACSEHTAQALRRVRAITGALLHPLGAYLLHRGLATLPLRVRAQQESAARIAAWLQTHPAVGRVHYPGLEEDPRGLMGRQLRGGGAMVAFEMRGGYPAAAAVAEGVELFTHAVSLGGVDSLIQHPAALTHRPVAAEARPSAAVLRVSIGLEHVDDLVADLDRALRAAEGAEAVADAEVALQV; encoded by the coding sequence ATGGACCTCTCTCACCGGCATCCCGACACCGCCGCCGTCCACGCCGGACGCGCCGACCTGGGCGCGCTGGGGGTGCACGCCCTCCCGCTGGACCTGTCGACCACCAATCCGCTGCCCGATGTGGAGCGCGGCGGCGACTCGTACGAGACCCTCGCCACCGGGGGCCGACCCACGGCGGAGGACAGCTTCGTCTATGCCCGGCTGTGGAACCCCACCGTCGCGCGCTTCGAGGATGCGCTCGCCGAACTCGAGGGGGCCGAGGCTGCGGTCGCCTTCTCGACCGGCATGGCTGCCGTGACGGCGGCGATCCTCGCGCACACCCAGGCGGTGGGTCGCCCGCATGTCGTCGCGGTGCGGCCGCTCTACGGAGGCACCGATCACCTGCTGGCGGGCGGCCTGCTGGGCACAGAGGTCACCTTCTGCAACGAGGCCGACGTGGCCGGTTCCCTGCGCGCCGACACCGGGCTCGTCATCGTGGAGACCCCGGCCAACCCCACGCTCGACCTCGTCGACATCGCCGCTGTGGTCGAGGCCGCCGCCGGCGTGCCGGTGCTGGTCGACAACACCTTCGCCACTCCGGTGCTGCAGCAGCCGCTCGCACTGGGGGCCGCGATGAGCCTGCACAGCGGCACGAAGTACCTGGGCGGGCACGGGGACACGATGGCCGGGGTCATCGCCTGCTCCGAGCACACCGCGCAGGCGCTGCGGCGGGTGCGGGCGATCACGGGCGCGCTCCTGCATCCCCTCGGTGCGTACCTGCTGCACCGGGGTCTCGCAACGTTGCCGCTGCGCGTGCGTGCCCAGCAGGAGAGCGCCGCCCGCATCGCCGCGTGGCTCCAGACGCACCCCGCCGTCGGGCGAGTGCACTACCCGGGGCTCGAGGAGGACCCGCGCGGACTCATGGGGCGTCAGCTGCGCGGTGGTGGTGCCATGGTGGCCTTCGAGATGCGCGGCGGGTACCCGGCCGCCGCCGCCGTCGCCGAAGGTGTGGAGCTCTTCACCCACGCGGTGTCGCTCGGCGGCGTCGACTCGCTCATCCAGCATCCGGCAGCGCTCACGCACCGGCCCGTTGCGGCCGAGGCCCGTCCGTCGGCGGCGGTGCTGCGCGTGTCGATCGGGCTCGAGCACGTCGATGACCTCGTGGCCGACCTCGACCGGGCACTGCGCGCGGCCGAGGGCGCCGAAGCGGTGGCGGACGCCGAGGTCGCCCTGCAGGTCTGA